In Pyricularia oryzae 70-15 chromosome 2, whole genome shotgun sequence, one genomic interval encodes:
- a CDS encoding pre-mRNA-splicing factor SYF1: MSPAAALTNGSVRQPDLHLVTDDDFVYEQDIQRSPGSTKPWLAYISYKIQHGTVEEQAFVLERACMQLPRSYKLWKMYLTFRTKHIAKLNAAIFAAEYRKVNSLFERALILLNKMPRIWEMYLKFLMKQPLVTLTRRTFDRALRALPITQHNRIWALYRPFANSAAGPTAVKIWRRYMQVHPEDAEDFIELLYQVGYYTEAAKKYIDVLNNPRFTSKHGKGHFELWSEMVELLVEHATEVEAGYETGIDVERIIRSGIERFADQRGKLWVGLATYWIRRGSFERARDVFEEGITTVMTVRDFTLVFDSYAEFEESVIGAMMEVAGQRAEKGVVDEAADFDLDIRMMRFEHLMDRRPFLLNDVLLRQNPNNVNEWEKRVALWGDNHNEVVNTYTNAIAAVQPKKASGPFHQLWANYAKFYERGGDLRSARIIMEKAVKVPFKSVVELADMWIEWAEMELRNDNFEEAVRIMAKAVQAPKRSTVDYFDETLTPQQRVHKSWKLWSFYVDLVESVGTLEDTKKVYERIFELRIATPQTVVNYANLLEEHKYYEESFKIYERGLDLFSYPVAFELWNMYLTKAVDRKISIERLRDLFEQAVEGCPPKFAKIIYLMYGNLEEERGLARHAMRIYERATRAVSDEDRADMFNFYITKSASNFGLPSTRQIYERAIAALPDDEARDMCLKFADMEKRLGEIDRARAIYGHASQFCDPRTTPAFWTKWEQFEVQHGNEDTFKEMLRIKRAVQAKYNTDVNFIASQALARSQQQKQANGHGSGAEDGDDGVVDAMEALERQARAPAGFVAATEGNIKGDAATTNTTVAANPDAIDIDDMED; this comes from the exons ATGTCTCCCGCGGCAGCGCTCACTAACGGCTCTGTTCGCCAGCCGGACTTGCATCTGGTG ACCGACGATGACTTTGTCTACGAACAAGACATCCAGCGGAGTCCAGGCAGCACGAAGCCGTGGCTTGCCTATATTAGCTACAAAATCCAGCATGGGACGGTCGAGGAGCAGGCATTTGTGCTTGAAAGGGCTTGCATGCAACTTCCCCGATCCTACAAACTCTGGAAGATG TACCTTACCTTCCGCACAAAGCACATCGCCAAGCTCAATGCCGCCATCTTTGCCGCCGAATATCGCAAGGTCAACTCGCTGTTTGAACGCGCTCTCATCCTGCTGAATAAGATGCCACGCATATGGGAAATGTACCTCAAGTTTCTCATGAAGCAGCCTCTGGTTACACTTACCCGGCGCACTTTCGACCGGGCTTTACGAGCCCTTCCCATCACGCAACATAACCGGATATGGGCGCTATACCGACCATTCGCCAACTCAGCTGCAGGACCGACGGCAGTGAAAATATGGCGTCGTTACATGCAGGTGCATCCCGAGGACGCTGAGGACTTTATAGAACTTCTTTATCAGGTTGGCTATTACACAGAAGCCGCCAAGAAGTACATCGACGTGCTCAACAACCCCCGTTTCACCAGCAAGCACGGCAAGGGTCACTTTGAATTGTGGAGCGAAATGGTCGAGCTGCTTGTAGAGCATGCTACCGAGGTCGAGGCGGGCTATGAGACGGGGATTGATGTTGAGCGCATCATCCGGAGTGGTATCGAACGATTTGCCGACCAAAGAGGCAAGTTGTGGGTCGGTCTCGCGACCTATTGGATCAGGAGGGGGAGTTTTGAGCGCGCACGAGACGTGTTTGAAGAAGGCATTACGACCGTTATGACCGTCCGCGACTTTACTCTCGTTTTTGACTCGTATGCTGAATTTGAAGAGTCTGTCATTGGAGCGATGATGGAAGTGGCCGGCCAGAGGGCCGAGAAAGGCGTTGTGGACGAGGCTGCCGACTTTGATCTGGACATTCGCATGATGCGCTTCGAACATTTGATGGACAGGAGGCCATTCCTTTTGAACGACGTTCTGTTGCGCCAAAATCCCAACAATGTCAACGAGTGGGAGAAGAGGGTTGCCCTCTGGGGCGACAACCACAACGAGGTTGTCAACACATACACCAATGCGATCGCTGCGGTTCAGCCTAAAAAGGCCAGCGGACCGTTTCACCAGCTTTGGGCAAACTACGCCAAATTCTACGAGCGAGGGGGCGATCTGCGGAGCGCAAGAATCATCATGGAGAAGGCCGTCAAAGTGCCCTTCAAGTCGGTAGTGGAGCTGGCTGACATGTGGATTGAATGGGCCGAGATGGAGCTTCGGAACGACAACTTTGAGGAGGCGGTGCGCATCATGGCAAAGGCGGTGCAGGCGCCGAAAAGATCCACGGTTGACTACTTTGACGAGACACTTACACCACAGCAGCGAGTACACAAGAGCTGGAAGCTATGGAGTTTCTATGTCGACTTGGTCGAGAGTGTGGGCACTCTTGAGGACACGAAAAAGGTCTACGAGCGCATCTTTGAGTTGCGTATCGCTACGCCACAGACCGTGGTCAACTACGCCAACTTGCTGGAGGAACACAAGTACTATGAGGAGTCGTTCAAGATATACGAGCGTGGGCTGGACCTGTTCAGCTACCCAGTCGCGTTTGAGCTTTGGAACATGTACCTCACCAAGGCAGTGGACCGCAAGATCAGCATAGAGAGGTTACGTGATCTTTTCGAGCAGGCCGTCGAAGGTTGCCCTCCAAAATTCGCCAAGATCATCTACCTGATGTATGGCAACCTGGAGGAGGAGCGAGGTCTGGCGAGACATGCCATGCGGATATACGAAAGGGCGACGAGAGCAGTGTCGGACGAAGACAGGGCCGACATGTTCAACTTTTACATCACCAAGTCGGCATCCAACTTTGGCCTCCCTTCGACACGGCAAATATACGAACGGGCCATCGCCGCCCTGCCCGACGACGAGGCACGCGACATGTGCCTCAAGTTTGCAGACATGGAAAAGCGGCTGGGCGAGATCGACAGGGCGCGCGCCATCTACGGTCACGCGTCACAGTTTTGCGACCCACGCACCACGCCTGCCTTTTGGACAAAGTGGGAGCAGTTCGAGGTGCAGCACGGCAACGAGGACACGTTCAAGGAGATGCTGCGGATCAAGCGTGCGGTCCAGGCCAAGTACAACACAGACGTCAACTTTATCGCCTCGCAGGCGCTCGCGCGCAGCCAGCAGCAGAAGCAGGCAAACGGACACGGCAGCGGCGCCgaggacggcgacgacggcgtcgtcgacgcCATGGAGGCCCTCGAGCGCCAGGCCCGCGCGCCGGCCGGCTTCGTGGCCGCGACCGAGGGCAACATCAAGGGCGACGCGGCTACGACGAATACTACCGTCGCGGCAAATCCCGACGCAATAGACATTGACGATATGGAGGA